The sequence below is a genomic window from Flavobacterium keumense.
AATTACGTCAGGATGGCAACCTAGTGATTTGATTATTATTGCAGCCCGTCCAGGTATGGGAAAAACGGCTTTTGTACTTTCAATGGCACGTAACATGGCTATTGATTTTGAGATGCCTGTGGCGGTGTTTTCTTTAGAGATGGCATCAGTTCAGTTAATTACACGTTTAATATCATCTGAAACAGGGCTCTCATCAGAGAAGTTACGTACGGGTAAACTCGAAAAACACGAATGGGAGCAGTTGAGTACCAAAGTAAAAAATTTAGAAAAGGCACCCTTGTATATAGATGATACCCCTTCGCTTTCAATTTTTGATTTGAGAGCAAAAGCAAGGCGTTTGGTATCTCAGCATGGTATTAAAATAATTATAGTTGACTACCTTCAATTGATGACAGCAGGAGGGAATACTAAAGGAGGAGGAAACAGAGAGCAAGAAATTTCAACTATTTCTAGAAATCTAAAAGCATTAGCTAAAGAATTAAATGTGCCAGTCATTGCTTTATCACAATTGTCACGTGCCGTTGAAACACGCGGATCGAGTAAGCGACCTTTGTTGTCAGATTTACGTGAATCGGGTGCAATTGAGCAAGACGCCGATATTGTTTCATTTATTTACCGTCCTGAGTATTATAAAATTGATGAATGGGATGATGATGAACAGTCACCAACAGCAGGTCAGGCAGAATTTATAATTGCAAAACATCGTAATGGTAGTTTAGAGAATGTCAGATTGAAATTCATTGGCAGTTTAGGTAAGTTTGATAATTTAGATGACTATTCAGGTAATTTAGAAGATTTACCTTCCAGTATGAATAACGATGATAATCCTTTTATTACTAGAAATTTGCCATCTGCAAATGAGGCTTTTGGTAGTACTATAAATGAGGATGATGATGACAGTGACGTTCCTTTTTGATGTTAAATTTAAATCCGCTTTTAAAGCGGATTTTTTATGAAACCAATTATCTTTGAAATAAAAACACTATGTCCTTCAAAAAAATGGTTATGTTATTGCTATTCTTGATTTCTTGTTCAGGAAAGGCATCTTTTATTTTGTTGCCAATGGATGAAATCAGTCAGCAAAATCATTTGAAGGCATACGGAATTACGTATTGGTGTTTAGATAAAAATTACAAAGCCTATTGGCTTTTGAATTACCGAGGTGGTTCTTTTTTATTACCTGATACTGACCAAATTCGTAAAGAATGTCAGATTCGAGGTGTTAGTTTTGAAATTTTATCGGATGGAGAACAAGAAGCTATTCTGAATGATATTTCTAGTCCTTCACAAAATATGGAATCGGTTTTATTAGAGAAAGCACCAAAAATTGCCGTATATACTCCAAAAGGCAAACAACCTTGGGACGATGCGGTTACTTTGGTATTGACCTATGCTGAGATTCCGTTTACGCCTATTTATGATCAAGAAGTATTGTCAGACAAATTACTTTTGTACGATTGGTTGCATTTGCATCACGAAGATTTTACAGGTCAATACGGAAAATTTTATGGGGCGTATCGCAATGCACCTTGGTATATTGAACAAAAGGCAGCCGCCGAAACGTTAGCACAACAGTTGGGATTTTCTAAAGTTGCTCAAGAAAAAGGGGCTGTAGCCAAAAAAATTCGTGATTTTGTTATTGGTGGTGGTTTTATGTTTGCGATGTGTTCTGCTACGGATAGTTTTGATATTGCTTTGGCATCGGATGGGATTGATATTTGCGAAGCCATGTTTGATGGTGATCCTAGTGAAGCCAGTTATCAGTCTAAATTAAACTATAACAATTCGTTTGCATTTAAAAATTTTACTTTGGAACGTAAACCCGAACAGTATGAGTTTTCCGATATTGATATGACTTTAAAGCGACAGATTCCACCAGACAAGGATTATTTTACTTTGATGGAATTTTCGGCTAAATGGGATCCTATTCCGAGTATGTTGTGCCAAAACCACACCCAATTAGTGAAAGGGTTTATGGGGCAAACGACTGCTTTTGATACGAACGTAATTAAATCCAATATTTTGGTTTTAGGAAGTTGTGAGTTGAACGGCGAAGTGCGTTACCTTCACGGACAAAAAGGAAAAGGAATGTTCAGTTTTTATTCGGGTCACGATCCCGAAGATTTTCAACACCAAGTGGGAGATCCACCTACTGTTTTAGATTTGCATCCTAATTCGCCAGGCTATCGTTTGATTTTGAATAATGTTTTATTTCCTGCTGCAAAAAAGAAAAAGCAAAAGACGTAATCAATTTAAACTAAATTCCATCCAAATAGGGCAATGGTCGGAAATTGTTCTTGCTTGTTGTAAGGATTGAAAATTTTGATAAAAAAGTACTATTCCTGAATGCAATTTCTTGATTTTTGATTTTGAAAAATACATATTATCAAAT
It includes:
- the dnaB gene encoding replicative DNA helicase, which translates into the protein MENFRNITPVKVDKATIINLEKGKLPPQVLDLEEAVLGAMMIDKKGVDEVIDILQPDAFYKDAHKYIFEAIVQLFTETQPIDLLTVSAQLKKNGKLDLAGGDFYLIQLTQKISSSAHIEFHSRIILQKFIQRSLIRISSEIIEDSYDETTDVFDLLDKAESKLYEVTQGNIKRSSETAQSLVLQAKKRIEEIAGQEGLSGVPTGFEKLDKITSGWQPSDLIIIAARPGMGKTAFVLSMARNMAIDFEMPVAVFSLEMASVQLITRLISSETGLSSEKLRTGKLEKHEWEQLSTKVKNLEKAPLYIDDTPSLSIFDLRAKARRLVSQHGIKIIIVDYLQLMTAGGNTKGGGNREQEISTISRNLKALAKELNVPVIALSQLSRAVETRGSSKRPLLSDLRESGAIEQDADIVSFIYRPEYYKIDEWDDDEQSPTAGQAEFIIAKHRNGSLENVRLKFIGSLGKFDNLDDYSGNLEDLPSSMNNDDNPFITRNLPSANEAFGSTINEDDDDSDVPF
- a CDS encoding asparagine synthetase B — protein: MSFKKMVMLLLFLISCSGKASFILLPMDEISQQNHLKAYGITYWCLDKNYKAYWLLNYRGGSFLLPDTDQIRKECQIRGVSFEILSDGEQEAILNDISSPSQNMESVLLEKAPKIAVYTPKGKQPWDDAVTLVLTYAEIPFTPIYDQEVLSDKLLLYDWLHLHHEDFTGQYGKFYGAYRNAPWYIEQKAAAETLAQQLGFSKVAQEKGAVAKKIRDFVIGGGFMFAMCSATDSFDIALASDGIDICEAMFDGDPSEASYQSKLNYNNSFAFKNFTLERKPEQYEFSDIDMTLKRQIPPDKDYFTLMEFSAKWDPIPSMLCQNHTQLVKGFMGQTTAFDTNVIKSNILVLGSCELNGEVRYLHGQKGKGMFSFYSGHDPEDFQHQVGDPPTVLDLHPNSPGYRLILNNVLFPAAKKKKQKT